The DNA region CGTCTGGGGCAACGCGGCGGTCTTCGGAGGCAATGCGGCGGTTTTGGGAGCAGCACTGTTCACAACAGTGTTGTTGGCCTTGGCTGTGTCAAGTGGCCTAGGCGCGAAGGACGAGCTCTTCTTGTGGCCTCTGCGGAAGGCGTTGGCAGAGGGCGGGGGCAAGGGAGTAACCTCCTGGGGAGGGGGACTGGACTTGGGAGGAGAAACAGAGCGCTGCGGCTGTCTCGACTCCGGCGGAGGGGAAACTTCAGCACGGAAAGTAGGAACATGCAGGTCTTCCTGAAAGTGGTCTCTCTGCTCTTCCTGGTAAAACGAAGAACCAGcgtcctgctgctgctcggCGGAATTGTCATAGATGTAGTTTTGCTGACCAGTGAGAGGGTTAAAGACAGAAAAGAGACCAGGTTGGCCAAGAACCGGCTGAACGATCGGCTGCACTCCCTGTTGGAGCTGCTGCTGGTAGAAACCCATACTAGGCAGAGAAAGGGACGGAAGGGATTGCTGCGCGGCAACAGGCATTCCCAGGTTGAGACCCTGGAACTGCTGAGCAGCCGTGGTAACGCTGATCAATTGCTGTTGCAGGCGTTGCTGTTGGGCTGCCAAGAACAGGTTTGTGGACATCATTTCCGCGTACAAGTTATCGTCCATAGGCAAGTCAGCACCAACGTCGAGGGCCGGAGGTGCGAGCACCTGCTCCGGCAGGGTGTACATTGGACGACCGGTGTTCATATCCACATTCTGATTCGAGGCGAACGAGTGGCGAGGAAATCCAGTTCCCGTCGCGGTCTGCGGCACACGCTCAGCAACTCGGTCAGGACGAGCGGCATACCGACGTGTGTCCTGACCGAGGTGCTGCTGGTGCGCGGAAGGAATCGTCGCAGATTTTGGAGCAGTCCTCAATCCAGCCAGCAAATGAGAGCGGCTGGTACGAGGAGTTTGAAGCGGCGCAGACGGCTGAGATTCATCGATCGTAGAGATATGAGGCGGCGGAACACTCAAGCGTTTGATGTGAGAACCCTTGCCTCGGGAGGAAAAACTGGAACTCGGAACGCCAATGGAACCGCCATTGAAAGAAGAGTTGTAAGTCATTTGAGCAAGACCGCCAGTGTCCATACCCGTGGTCGTATATGAGAGAGATCGAAAaaggcagaaaaaaaaaaaagtaacGCGAGCGAAAGTATACTCGTGAGAGAAACTAAGTCGTATCGGGTAAACGAAGTCAACCACCGAAGGGCGAATTATGATATTAAAGGGAGTGTAATGACGAGGACGAAATGCGCGAGGTTAGTCAACGTCGTTTAATTCGGCGAATTATGCAAAACAATCACTGCCAATGGCCTGGTCCGAGTTAGTTGACACGATGCGGAATTGATAACAACAAACTCCACGTACCTGTAGATTAAGAGGACGAAAGAATGAATTCGAAATCAAAGTAGGAAAAATAGCGAAGGATTAAGGAGAATTTGTACAGCGAAGTACTTTTCAAACTGATTTGTCGATAATCggatcaaacgaccaaaATCAAATAGTGAAGGATAGACGACAGACGTAACCGAACGTCACGAAGAGAGGAGAGATAACGAGCTTTTGGGAATTCTGGAAGGTAAAATCGGAGCCTTCCGTATCAATTAAGGATCGATGGAAAGATGACGCGTGAGAGATGCTCTGCAACCCCAGGCGAAAATCGGCCGAAAAACACGCTTGACAAGGCAAGCACAGCAAGATGAGGAAGTGTCGAAAGGAGGGATTTTAGGAGAGGGGTTTGAAAATCGGGTCTATGTACGGAAGAGGTGATTCGAATTGGGTCGAGCGAGTCGTCGAAACAATCAACGATTAAAGATCGGACGAATCCAGACTGCTGACAAAGGCACGGGTATATGCGTGGCCTTGGGGAGGTATCTTGACGCGGCAATCTCTGCCAGGCGCTGTCAATTTGGAGAGGGGAATTTGATGGTGGAGCGAAAGGATGAAGGTGAGGGAAGAATGAGAAACGCGGTTTTCtcaaaaaaggaaaagaaaagaaaggggaaaaagatgaaaagcaaaaaaggagcagggagaagaagaagaaggggggagaaagatgagaaagaaacaaCAACGATGGTGgatggaaagagaaggagaggaaagaagagaagatgaggaagaaaaaggaacgAGATTCGCTTCGCCTTCGGGCACTCACTACGGCGGGCGGTAAGTCGGTTGTGGCAGATTGACAGGGGCTGCTTAGTCAGATACGTATTACATTACAATCTACAGCAGGCAGTTTATTCTCTGAGAATATTTAATGGAACTTGTAAATAAAGCAGAGAGCATTTACTTTGCTGTTCTTAGGTCTGTATTGACCATTCTTGCATAACATCAAAGTGCGGCTGAATGCCCGAGTACGCCAAAGTAACAACGACATTCCAAACCCAACCTCATTGCAGCTGAAAGACAGACACAATCCAAAAATAACAAGGTTTCATTAAGGGTAGAGCCGGTCTATGTGACATATACCAAGGGCAATGCAGCTATTGTCCATAGTGCGCTCTTCACGGTTTGGTCGGTTAGCTTATTTCCCGTCATTGCATGCTTGTGGACTGAACATATACAGAGGTGTCGGTAGTTGGCCTGCAGGGCGTCTAAGGGGAATTAAAGATCATACAAGTACCGTTACACTGCATGAGTGTATGGAGTACGGATTAGGGATACATATACGGAGGCAGAGCGGAGCACTGTTCATGAATTGGTCTGATAAACCCCGGACTTGGCGTGAGATGAACGCAACGCCCTACGCGTCTATTTGTACTCCCCGTGACTGTGACCACCACATCAGGTATAAGATAGAAGGATTTAAACGGTACATCTTAGCAAAGCTCGAGCTAGAGTACCATGCTCAAGGTAGCtattctacagagtacacgATTCGGCTCTGCATGTACCGTAAGTAATCCACAACCACTAGTACCCGAACTATTCCACCCCCTGACCAATGGTGAATCGCCGGGCTGAGACAACCGTCAACTATACTACTGGTCATTGGCTCGTTTCAGAAAAAGCAAGAGCGTCGTGTGGGGAAATACGTACAGGTCTTACACCAATACAATATTACAGCGCCAAATacgagtacttgtacatcgCTAGATGTATATCTGCCTgcatagtagtagtagtacaAGTACTTATACACGATCGCCAAAGTAAACCCCTGAGATATACGTCCAATTCTCTCAAGCCTTAATCCTCAAGCTAACATATATCACTTGTACATACTATGGAAGCCCGGGGAACATGTAGTAAAAACTGACCTGCACCAGATCCATCGCCCACTAGCCGATCATCCACTTCACCACCATGATCACAGCCGCTCTGACCAACCAGATTCCCCAGGATTCACCCTCCCTGTCTAGTGGGCGCCAACGTGGCGTTCCTCACAGCCAGCGATGTTTTATTGTCTGACCACCATGAAAGAAATCTGTCCGCCAATAGGCATTGGTATGGGGTATATTGTGTGGTGATTATTACTCAGGAATCGGTTTTGTGgcggttggttggttggagTGTTTTGGTCTTCTGTGGGTGTTGGTAGTGGTATCGGCGGTTCTTATTTTGGTGGGCTTTATTATGTATTATGAGGCTCGATGGTGAGTGACAGTGGGTAAATAGGCACGAAAAGTCAGTAGATAGGTACGAGTCATTTAATATTTCACCGATAAATGTGCAACATTATTCTATGTAGTATGTACAGCCTAGGCCATGCGGTCTAGGCCTTGTCAGATGTAATAATATGAGAAATAAAATAGACAAAAGACGGGGTATCTGCTTGGCAGGATCTTTCAACCGCAATAAGATAGACAAGATGACGAGATGCAATTATGGAAAACATATAGCAGGTATGAGAATACAAAATAGAGAAGGAAGTATCTCAAGCATCAACAGGCACCGGCCCAGCGAAAGGAAGCGATGCAGGCTCCTTACTCTGCGAAGACTGTTGCCGTTGAGGTTCGGGAGACTGCGCACCAGAGCCCTTGCCATCCATACGGTCAAATTCCAAGGTCTCGGCCAATTCAGCAGCCATCGGATCTAACTCTTCTTCTTTCAACCCGGTCGCAAGTGCAACCAGCTTGCGATGGACGTCAAACTTGGTGCTCACTCCGGCATCTGCCGTCTGTTGCGCGAGGTCTTTTACCGCGGTCCGACGCACTTTTTGTGCCGAGCAGAGCTGCCGGGATAGATAGTAAGTTGTCATGAGTTCGTTGTGATCCCTAGTCGATGGAGGCTTGTTGTCCTCCGACGTAGGCGCTCGTTCCAGGAGACGTGATTGTTGAACTTGTTCCAAGAGCGACTCGTAGTTGCGCTTTAGTTGATCGTACCGCCCAAGTTGTGCGTCAACAGAGTCGTGTTTTGCTTCCTTGGCCGCTAGCGCTGCTGATTGCCGTTGGATCTTCTGTCGATCCTGCTCCAGTTGCTCGTACAAGGTTTCAGGATTCGCGATGTCATCCGAGTCTTGCTGATTGGGCTTGGTGTTCCCGTAGCTCGTAGCAAGCTTTTTGCTAGCTTCTGCCATAATCACTCCAATCTTCGAGAGCAGGTCAGATGTCGCAGCAGACGGATCTGGTGGTGGAGCATCAACCTGTGCATCAGTGTTAACCGGCCCAGTGACTTCCCCGTCAATGTGATCATTGCCCATGGTAATTGACGACGGCGCTGGTGGAATATCGCGCTCAGCAGTTTGTGCGCGTTGGCTAATGCTCGTGGCCGTTTCGCCCTTCTCGTTCACCAAATCCGATGCACGAGGGCAATATGTCAGGAGTAGGTTCACCAGACGAAAAGCCCCATTTCGAGCTGCCACCAAGGCTGCCACATCGCCGTTCGAGTCCTGACATGATAGAAGCAGGTCCAATTCGTCTTGTGAGCATGTTTGGCGCAGCTTTTCCAACAGAATTTCGCAGTAATACCGTGAACTCTTCCACTTTCCTTTGCTCCTAGTGGTTTCGGATATGTGGTGAAAGATTGTCGCACCAAACCAGTCTCTAAAAGAAACCGTATCGAAGAGTAGATCCAAAAGAGCCGGGAACGTTCTCTTTTCGTAGTTGTTCGTAAAAAGGACAGCGCGCACCAGTGGCGTTTCCTCATGTACAGAAAGCGCCTTGACGTCAGCACCTCTATGTAGCAGATCCCTCACAATTTCCAAATCACCCATTGCACATGCCCAATGTAATGCGGTATTCCCTGAATCGTCAATAGGACGGTCCACTTGGAAATTTGCTGGTGGTTCCGGCGGAGGAATCCGAGTGGCTTCTGGGGCATCTCCAACAGTCATGAAATAATCAAGAAGCTGATCTCCATATAGAATGTGCTCCTGTTCACTGAGTGACATTGCAGCAACTTCATTCATTCCGCGCTTCCGCTTCCGCGAATATGCTCCACCATGCTGGGACATTGGCATCATCTCTTCGTCTGCCACCATTGACGAGGACTCAAGGGTAGCTTGCTCGATCgattcatcctcttccaaaCCAGTGCTCATCTCGTATTGCTCATGAGGGAAGCTCGGTGGCCCCATGGGATGGTGTTGCTTAACCGCGCTGAAGACATCTTCGTTCGCGATTCTTCGGGCATTCGCGGCTCCCTTCGGAGCTCTGGGTTTCGATGCGGTCGAATGTTTCGGGGCTGGTGGAGGGCTGCGATCTCCTGGTACAAATTCAATGATGGGTCTTAATTTGTCGATTATGTTGTTGCGCTCCGCGAGCAGACGGCCTTCGGTAAGCGGAATCCATGTTCCTTAGTGGTTTCATGTTAGCACGATGAGCCAATTGAGATGCTTCGACTGAGAAAATATACCTTGGTATTTTCCATAACCACCTTGCACTTTTTCGTGGACTCCTTTTTGGACCTCCCGCTCGAGAATGCGTGTTCTTGCTGGCTTATCGAACCCGGCAGCTTTGAGTATATGCGTTGCATTTATCCAATCATCACTTCGCCTTCGCATAACACTGTCGGTTTCGAGCTTGTATTCATATACTGGAACCTAGGCAATGTCAGTTACACTGCGCTTCCAAACAAGGGACATGCGCAAGGCAAGGATAGTCGAAGTTGATGGGAGATAAGAAAAAagcgaggaaaagaaaagaaagactCACATTGCTATATGTAGCGGAATATATCTTAGAAAAATCCACATCCCCCATGATGGCGACTGTACAAGGCGCTTAATTGTTCAATAGGTTGCCGAACGAATAACAGGCAAGTAGGAATGTAGCGCCGACGCGGCCCTGGACCACAATCTGAACGGTCTTCCCAGCCAtcatcagcgacacagcacAAACACACAGCAATTGGTCCTCAAGACATCACATACAGTACGGAATTCAAGGAAGGTCAATTAAATCAGCCACGGGTGGCTCGTCGTGGCATTTCGATAACGCGATGGTTTGCAGGGCGGACGGAGTGAGACGCGCCTCGAGAGCCAACCGCGTAAAGTGGCCTTGGCGGCACTAGTCCA from Aspergillus chevalieri M1 DNA, chromosome 2, nearly complete sequence includes:
- a CDS encoding uncharacterized protein (COG:S;~EggNog:ENOG410PJI3), producing MDTGGLAQMTYNSSFNGGSIGVPSSSFSSRGKGSHIKRLSVPPPHISTIDESQPSAPLQTPRTSRSHLLAGLRTAPKSATIPSAHQQHLGQDTRRYAARPDRVAERVPQTATGTGFPRHSFASNQNVDMNTGRPMYTLPEQVLAPPALDVGADLPMDDNLYAEMMSTNLFLAAQQQRLQQQLISVTTAAQQFQGLNLGMPVAAQQSLPSLSLPSMGFYQQQLQQGVQPIVQPVLGQPGLFSVFNPLTGQQNYIYDNSAEQQQDAGSSFYQEEQRDHFQEDLHVPTFRAEVSPPPESRQPQRSVSPPKSSPPPQEVTPLPPPSANAFRRGHKKSSSFAPRPLDTAKANNTVVNSAAPKTAALPPKTAALPQTPATGTFGPGQGRAGEHPIRQPRGPPSIEELVAKPTSKHEGSKNFATRQRRRAVNNLVRAGIERRGETRSFGYHSSGGTNTPASEKEFTFSDNDDATVRSGSLSSKPSLGSLRAAANGAIGSERKERSSRERKSDSPYSGTPTSEDGGSFFGPSGKFADIRADHVSSPTGTPSVAAVVAGQKTAAPGPERRKTPMLVLSSAEKRKTPIV
- a CDS encoding putative APSES transcription factor (COG:K;~EggNog:ENOG410PGHG;~InterPro:IPR018004,IPR002110,IPR036887,IPR020683, IPR029793,IPR036770,IPR003163;~PFAM:PF00023,PF13637,PF13606;~go_component: GO:0030907 - MBF transcription complex [Evidence IEA];~go_function: GO:0003677 - DNA binding [Evidence IEA];~go_function: GO:0005515 - protein binding [Evidence IEA];~go_process: GO:0000083 - regulation of transcription involved in G1/S transition of mitotic cell cycle [Evidence IEA]) produces the protein MGDVDFSKIYSATYSNVPVYEYKLETDSVMRRRSDDWINATHILKAAGFDKPARTRILEREVQKGVHEKVQGGYGKYQGTWIPLTEGRLLAERNNIIDKLRPIIEFVPGDRSPPPAPKHSTASKPRAPKGAANARRIANEDVFSAVKQHHPMGPPSFPHEQYEMSTGLEEDESIEQATLESSSMVADEEMMPMSQHGGAYSRKRKRGMNEVAAMSLSEQEHILYGDQLLDYFMTVGDAPEATRIPPPEPPANFQVDRPIDDSGNTALHWACAMGDLEIVRDLLHRGADVKALSVHEETPLVRAVLFTNNYEKRTFPALLDLLFDTVSFRDWFGATIFHHISETTRSKGKWKSSRYYCEILLEKLRQTCSQDELDLLLSCQDSNGDVAALVAARNGAFRLVNLLLTYCPRASDLVNEKGETATSISQRAQTAERDIPPAPSSITMGNDHIDGEVTGPVNTDAQVDAPPPDPSAATSDLLSKIGVIMAEASKKLATSYGNTKPNQQDSDDIANPETLYEQLEQDRQKIQRQSAALAAKEAKHDSVDAQLGRYDQLKRNYESLLEQVQQSRLLERAPTSEDNKPPSTRDHNELMTTYYLSRQLCSAQKVRRTAVKDLAQQTADAGVSTKFDVHRKLVALATGLKEEELDPMAAELAETLEFDRMDGKGSGAQSPEPQRQQSSQSKEPASLPFAGPVPVDA